The following are encoded together in the Streptomyces sp. NBC_01465 genome:
- a CDS encoding RICIN domain-containing protein: MPGTTSHSTPPARARWRTALVTLLTLLGGLAALLVPATPAQAAPVAFTTGADRTDQNGNTLQLHGLGIVKVGSTWFGFGEDKTGRTGGDTSFQDIACYSSTDLANWTHRGQALSLQADGDLGPSRIVERPKVIYNKSTSTYVMYLHIDSTNYAEAKVGVATSSTPCGPYTYRGSFRPQGNLSRDIGLFQDTDGTGYLLSEDRNNGLRIYKLSADYLSVDSAVAVLGSAGSSGSVESPAMVKIGGMYYVFGSHLTGWSLNDNVYATATSLSGPWSAFRNFAAPGTRTYGSQTANVITVQGTSGTTYIYAGDRWDTTNLGASKLIWLPLTIRGTTVNLGQYPTWSLDVDAGTWTAGSGIPSEGVHTLKNVSSSMLMDVAGGSTTTGSKIIQWASNGAANQQWTLTRVADNIYTLKSVKSGLCLDVPSKSTTTGVQLHQWTCNGQPNQQWALDLTGSYTGSNYMLVGIGSGLHIGVAGSTVQGAAVDQELGGSASANTETWTVS; the protein is encoded by the coding sequence ATGCCAGGCACCACATCGCACAGCACACCGCCGGCGCGCGCCCGGTGGCGGACTGCCCTCGTCACGCTCCTGACCCTGCTCGGCGGCCTCGCCGCCCTGCTGGTCCCCGCCACACCGGCACAAGCGGCCCCGGTGGCGTTCACGACGGGCGCCGACCGCACCGACCAGAACGGCAACACCCTGCAGTTGCACGGTCTGGGCATTGTCAAGGTGGGCAGTACCTGGTTCGGCTTCGGCGAGGACAAGACCGGCAGGACGGGGGGCGACACGTCGTTCCAGGACATCGCCTGCTACTCCTCGACCGACCTGGCGAACTGGACCCACCGGGGCCAGGCCCTGAGTCTGCAAGCCGACGGTGACCTGGGCCCCAGCCGCATCGTGGAGCGTCCGAAGGTCATCTACAACAAGTCGACCAGTACGTACGTGATGTACCTGCACATCGACAGCACCAACTACGCCGAGGCCAAGGTCGGTGTGGCCACCAGCAGCACCCCGTGCGGCCCGTACACGTACCGGGGAAGCTTCCGGCCGCAGGGCAATCTCAGCCGGGACATCGGCCTGTTCCAGGACACCGACGGCACCGGCTACCTGCTGAGCGAAGACCGCAACAACGGCCTGCGCATCTACAAGCTGTCCGCCGACTACCTCTCCGTGGACAGCGCGGTGGCGGTGCTGGGCAGCGCCGGCAGCAGTGGCAGTGTCGAGTCGCCCGCCATGGTGAAGATCGGCGGGATGTATTACGTCTTCGGCTCCCACCTGACGGGCTGGAGCCTGAACGACAACGTCTACGCCACCGCCACGTCACTGAGCGGCCCGTGGTCGGCGTTCCGGAACTTCGCCGCCCCCGGCACCCGCACCTACGGCAGCCAGACGGCGAACGTCATCACGGTCCAGGGCACCTCCGGCACCACGTACATCTACGCCGGTGACCGCTGGGACACCACCAACCTGGGTGCGTCGAAGCTGATCTGGCTGCCGCTGACCATCCGGGGCACGACGGTGAACCTCGGCCAGTACCCGACCTGGTCCCTCGACGTGGATGCGGGCACGTGGACGGCCGGCAGCGGGATCCCGTCGGAAGGCGTCCACACTCTGAAGAACGTCAGCAGCTCGATGCTGATGGACGTCGCCGGTGGCTCCACGACAACCGGCTCCAAGATCATCCAGTGGGCGTCCAACGGCGCTGCGAACCAGCAGTGGACCCTCACGCGGGTGGCGGACAACATCTACACGCTCAAGAGCGTCAAGAGCGGCCTGTGCCTGGACGTCCCGAGCAAGTCGACCACCACCGGCGTCCAGTTGCACCAGTGGACCTGCAACGGCCAGCCGAACCAGCAGTGGGCGCTCGACCTGACCGGAAGCTACACCGGCAGTAACTACATGCTGGTGGGCATCGGCAGCGGGCTGCACATCGGCGTCGCGGGCTCCACCGTCCAGGGAGCTGCGGTGGACCAGGAACTCGGCGGCAGCGCGAGCGCCAACACCGAGACGTGGACCGTCTCCTGA
- the xylA gene encoding xylose isomerase, with the protein MSDRFTPAFDDKFTFGLWTVGWRGNDPFGDATRPALDPVESVRRLAELGAHGVTFHDDDLIPFGAGDSEREAIVKRFRAALDETGLVVPMATTNLFTHPVFKDGGFTANDRDVRRFALRKTIRNIDLAVELGAQTYVAWGGREGAESGAAKDVRDALDRMKEAFDLLGDYVTEQGYDLKFAIEPKPNEPRGDILLPTIGHALAFIERLERPELVGVNPEVGHEQMAGLNFAHGIAQALWADKLFHIDLNGQSGIKYDQDLRFGAGDLRQAFWLVDLLESAGYEGPRHFDFKPVRTDGFDGVWESAKNCMRNYLILKERAAAFRADPQVQQALLDSRLDQLAQPTAADGLAGLLADKDAFEDFDVTAAAEKSMAFERLDQLAMEHLLGVR; encoded by the coding sequence ATGTCCGATCGCTTCACTCCCGCCTTCGACGACAAGTTCACCTTCGGTCTGTGGACCGTCGGCTGGCGAGGCAACGACCCCTTCGGCGATGCCACCCGCCCCGCCCTGGACCCCGTCGAGTCGGTGCGCCGCCTGGCCGAGCTCGGTGCGCACGGCGTCACGTTCCACGACGACGACCTGATCCCCTTCGGGGCGGGCGACAGCGAGCGCGAGGCCATCGTCAAGCGGTTCCGTGCCGCCCTCGACGAGACGGGCCTCGTCGTGCCGATGGCGACGACGAACCTGTTCACGCACCCGGTCTTCAAGGACGGCGGTTTCACCGCCAACGACCGTGACGTGCGCCGCTTCGCCCTGCGCAAGACCATCCGCAACATCGACCTCGCCGTCGAGCTGGGCGCCCAGACCTATGTGGCGTGGGGCGGGCGCGAGGGTGCGGAGTCCGGCGCCGCCAAGGACGTGCGCGACGCGCTCGACCGTATGAAGGAGGCCTTCGACCTCCTCGGCGACTACGTGACCGAGCAGGGCTACGACCTCAAGTTCGCGATCGAGCCCAAGCCGAACGAGCCGCGCGGCGACATCCTCCTGCCGACCATCGGCCACGCTCTCGCCTTCATCGAGCGTCTGGAGCGACCCGAACTCGTGGGCGTCAACCCGGAGGTGGGCCACGAGCAGATGGCCGGGCTCAACTTCGCGCACGGCATCGCGCAGGCCCTGTGGGCGGACAAGCTCTTCCACATCGACCTCAACGGCCAGAGCGGTATCAAGTACGACCAGGACCTGCGCTTCGGCGCCGGTGACCTGCGCCAGGCCTTCTGGCTCGTCGACCTCCTGGAGAGCGCCGGATACGAGGGCCCGCGCCACTTCGACTTCAAGCCGGTGCGCACCGACGGCTTCGACGGGGTGTGGGAGTCCGCCAAGAACTGCATGCGAAACTACCTGATCCTCAAGGAGCGTGCGGCCGCTTTCCGCGCCGACCCCCAGGTGCAGCAGGCGCTGCTCGATTCCCGGCTCGACCAGCTCGCGCAGCCCACTGCAGCCGATGGCCTGGCAGGACTCCTCGCCGACAAGGATGCGTTCGAGGACTTCGACGTGACCGCAGCCGCCGAGAAGTCCATGGCGTTCGAGCGCCTCGACCAGCTCGCCATGGAGCACCTGCTCGGCGTCCGCTGA
- a CDS encoding ABC transporter substrate-binding protein → MAPLTVVSVLVAGAALAGCGQQRDANVYTVLNSSTDDSYHGWDAATLGRCSKQLGISIEQQSVPAAQVMTKSLRMASSKSLPDVIQFDASEMPTFAEAGGLVDLRSLGLSTRDIPKGIVDFGSYKGTYYGAARTVNTLALFYNKDILDKAGLQVPTTWAEMKETAKKLTRGKQYGIALSAGGAEDGVFQFTPFMWSNGGDETDLATKNVAGALDYWKGLLKDGSLSKSTVNWTQADVNDQFMAGNAAMMINGPWQVETLNTKKNLHWQIARIPVPKAGDASVGPLGGAILTIPNTGDTAREKTAAKIVQCMSSEKEQISYARNSWMVPANEKAAAIWRKEVPELDALADQVATARSRTTKVGARWTSVSLALQSAFQSALTGQNSEAALKKAQARATSGN, encoded by the coding sequence ATGGCCCCGCTGACCGTCGTCTCCGTACTCGTCGCAGGCGCCGCCCTTGCGGGCTGCGGCCAGCAGCGCGACGCGAACGTCTACACCGTCCTCAACTCCTCGACGGACGACTCGTACCACGGCTGGGACGCCGCCACGCTGGGGCGCTGCAGCAAGCAACTCGGCATCAGCATCGAGCAGCAGAGCGTCCCCGCCGCGCAGGTGATGACCAAGTCGCTGCGCATGGCATCGTCGAAGTCACTCCCGGACGTCATCCAGTTCGACGCCTCCGAGATGCCGACGTTCGCCGAGGCGGGTGGCCTCGTCGACCTGCGCTCCCTCGGCCTGTCCACCAGGGACATCCCCAAGGGCATCGTCGACTTCGGCTCGTACAAGGGCACGTACTACGGCGCCGCGCGCACGGTGAACACCCTCGCCCTCTTCTACAACAAGGACATCCTCGACAAAGCCGGCCTTCAGGTCCCCACCACGTGGGCCGAGATGAAGGAGACCGCGAAGAAGCTCACTCGGGGCAAGCAGTACGGCATCGCCCTGAGCGCGGGCGGCGCCGAGGACGGCGTCTTCCAGTTCACCCCGTTCATGTGGTCCAACGGTGGTGACGAGACCGACCTCGCCACCAAGAACGTCGCCGGGGCGCTCGACTACTGGAAGGGCCTCCTCAAGGACGGCTCGCTGTCCAAGTCGACCGTCAACTGGACGCAGGCCGACGTCAACGACCAGTTCATGGCCGGCAACGCCGCGATGATGATCAACGGGCCGTGGCAGGTGGAGACTCTCAACACCAAGAAGAATCTGCACTGGCAGATCGCCCGGATCCCCGTCCCGAAGGCGGGCGACGCCTCCGTCGGCCCACTCGGCGGCGCCATCCTCACCATCCCCAACACCGGTGACACGGCCCGCGAGAAGACCGCCGCGAAGATCGTCCAGTGCATGTCCTCCGAGAAGGAACAGATCAGCTACGCGCGCAACAGCTGGATGGTCCCGGCCAACGAGAAGGCCGCCGCGATCTGGCGCAAGGAAGTGCCCGAACTGGACGCGCTCGCCGACCAGGTGGCCACCGCCCGCTCGCGTACGACCAAGGTCGGTGCCCGCTGGACTTCCGTGTCACTGGCCCTGCAGAGCGCCTTCCAGTCCGCACTCACCGGACAGAACAGCGAGGCCGCGCTGAAGAAGGCGCAGGCCCGCGCCACGAGCGGGAACTGA
- the yicI gene encoding alpha-xylosidase: MKFTDGFWLMSDGVQASYATEARDIRTSTDRFTAYAATKRVERRGDTLNSPLLTADCFSPAEGVIGVRITHHSGKRRPGPDFVLPGAHAPAGQVRRDGNVVELTSGALSVRLDAAEPWTLSFRDEHGREVTQAGRKGTAFFTTADGTHHMAGQLALGVGEQVYGLGERFTPFVKNGQVVDMWQADGGTSSEQAYKNVPFSLHLSPAGAYGVFVNHPGRVGYEIGSESVGHMQFSVEDQTLEYYVVAGPTPKDVLRRYTALTGRPALPPAWSFGLWLTTSFTTQYDEETVTSFVDGMAERDIPLSVFHFDCFWMREYQWSDFQWDPAVFPDPEGMLARLKERGLRISVWINPYIAQKSALFDEAAQQGYLVRRPNGDIWQWDLWQAGMGLVDFTNPDACAWFQGKLKVLLDQGVDCFKTDFGERIPTDVVWHDGSDPERMHNYYTHLYNQVVFELLQKERGTGEAVLFARSATAGGQQFPVHWGGDCWSSFGAMAESLRGGLSLSLSGFGFWSHDIGGFEGTPDAAVFKRWLAFGLLSSHSRLHGSSSYRVPWEFGDEAVDVTRKFTRLKHRLMPYLYGAAAEAHRDGVPLMRPMLLEFPEDPTSRTLDRQYMLGPDLLVAPVFTEDGDVEFYLPEGTWTHLLTGERVQGPAWRRETHGFDSLPLYVRPGAVIPLGAHEQRPDGDWADGLTLLVAPGVHDATVRLPDHEGCTAATYQVSRDTGGGVVTVTAPDGGAVPHVREL; this comes from the coding sequence ATGAAGTTCACCGACGGCTTCTGGCTGATGAGCGACGGGGTCCAGGCCTCGTACGCCACCGAAGCCCGAGACATCCGTACAAGCACCGACCGATTCACCGCGTACGCCGCAACCAAGCGCGTCGAGCGGCGCGGCGACACTCTCAACTCACCCCTGCTGACCGCAGATTGCTTCTCCCCCGCCGAGGGCGTCATCGGCGTCCGCATCACGCACCACTCGGGCAAGCGCCGCCCCGGCCCCGACTTCGTACTGCCCGGAGCGCACGCCCCCGCCGGGCAGGTGCGCCGCGATGGCAACGTTGTCGAGCTGACGAGCGGCGCCCTGTCCGTCCGCCTGGACGCGGCCGAGCCCTGGACGCTTTCATTCCGCGACGAGCACGGACGTGAGGTGACGCAGGCGGGCCGCAAGGGCACGGCCTTCTTCACCACCGCCGACGGCACCCACCACATGGCCGGACAGCTCGCGCTCGGCGTCGGCGAGCAGGTGTACGGCCTCGGCGAGCGCTTCACGCCGTTCGTGAAGAACGGCCAGGTCGTCGACATGTGGCAGGCCGACGGCGGCACCAGTAGCGAACAGGCCTACAAGAACGTGCCGTTCAGCCTCCACCTCTCCCCCGCCGGCGCGTACGGAGTATTCGTCAACCACCCCGGCAGGGTCGGCTACGAGATCGGCTCCGAGTCGGTCGGTCACATGCAGTTCAGCGTCGAGGACCAGACACTCGAGTACTACGTCGTCGCAGGCCCCACCCCCAAGGACGTACTGCGCCGCTACACCGCGCTCACCGGCCGCCCGGCTCTGCCGCCGGCCTGGTCCTTCGGTCTGTGGCTGACCACGTCGTTCACCACGCAGTACGACGAGGAGACCGTCACGTCCTTCGTCGACGGCATGGCCGAACGGGACATCCCGCTGAGCGTCTTCCACTTCGACTGCTTCTGGATGCGCGAGTACCAGTGGTCGGACTTCCAATGGGACCCGGCAGTCTTCCCCGACCCGGAGGGCATGCTGGCCCGCCTCAAGGAGCGCGGCCTGCGAATCTCCGTCTGGATCAACCCGTACATCGCTCAGAAGTCCGCCCTGTTCGACGAGGCCGCGCAGCAGGGGTATCTGGTGCGGCGGCCGAACGGCGACATCTGGCAGTGGGACCTGTGGCAGGCCGGCATGGGCCTGGTCGACTTCACGAACCCCGACGCCTGCGCCTGGTTCCAGGGCAAGTTGAAGGTGCTCCTCGACCAGGGGGTCGACTGTTTCAAGACGGACTTCGGCGAACGCATCCCCACCGATGTCGTGTGGCACGACGGCTCCGACCCGGAGCGTATGCACAACTACTACACACACCTGTACAACCAGGTCGTCTTCGAGCTGCTGCAGAAGGAACGCGGCACCGGCGAGGCGGTGCTGTTCGCGCGCTCGGCCACGGCGGGCGGCCAGCAGTTCCCGGTGCACTGGGGCGGCGACTGCTGGTCGTCGTTCGGTGCGATGGCGGAGTCCTTGCGCGGCGGGCTCTCTCTGTCTCTGTCCGGTTTCGGCTTCTGGTCGCACGACATCGGCGGCTTCGAAGGCACGCCCGACGCGGCCGTCTTCAAGCGCTGGCTCGCCTTCGGCCTGCTGTCGTCGCACAGCCGCCTGCACGGTTCCAGCTCGTACCGGGTGCCGTGGGAGTTCGGCGATGAAGCAGTCGATGTGACACGGAAGTTCACTCGGCTCAAGCACCGCCTGATGCCGTATCTGTACGGAGCCGCGGCCGAGGCCCACCGTGACGGTGTGCCTCTGATGCGGCCGATGCTCCTGGAGTTCCCCGAGGACCCGACGTCCCGCACGCTCGACCGGCAGTACATGCTCGGCCCGGACCTGCTCGTGGCGCCGGTGTTCACCGAGGACGGCGACGTCGAGTTCTACCTCCCCGAAGGCACCTGGACGCATCTGCTGACGGGCGAACGGGTGCAGGGTCCGGCCTGGCGCCGTGAGACCCATGGCTTCGACAGCCTGCCGCTGTACGTCCGCCCGGGCGCAGTGATCCCCCTCGGCGCACACGAGCAGCGCCCCGACGGCGACTGGGCCGACGGCCTCACCCTGCTCGTCGCGCCCGGAGTGCACGACGCGACCGTCAGGCTTCCCGACCATGAAGGCTGCACGGCCGCGACCTACCAGGTGAGCCGGGACACGGGAGGCGGCGTCGTGACGGTGACGGCGCCGGACGGGGGCGCGGTGCCGCACGTCAGGGAGCTGTGA
- a CDS encoding carbohydrate ABC transporter permease: MTTTHPSVAQKPRRRWGATVAGAVILCVMLFPLYWMINTALQPESGLLEVSPVPHSLDLSGFTSALSEQGGHLLTSLAVALGAVVICLAIAAPAAYGLAQFKLPGTKSIVFGTLITQMVPGIVIANALYSAYVDLGLVNSYFGLMLADASLGIPFAIVLMRSFMVAIPKEVIEAAEVDGASKLRTFVQVVLPMSRNSLITAGLFSFLYAWSDFMFALTLNTTDDVKPVTLGIYQYIGAHVGDWGSVMAAAVLSAIPAAVLLVLAQKYIAAGITGGSVK; this comes from the coding sequence ATGACGACCACCCACCCGTCCGTCGCGCAGAAGCCGAGGCGCCGCTGGGGCGCCACCGTCGCCGGCGCGGTCATCCTGTGCGTCATGCTGTTCCCGCTGTACTGGATGATCAATACGGCACTGCAGCCCGAGTCCGGGCTCCTCGAAGTCTCGCCCGTACCGCACTCGTTGGACCTGTCGGGCTTCACCTCCGCCCTCAGCGAGCAGGGCGGCCATCTGCTGACCTCCCTCGCCGTCGCGCTCGGTGCCGTCGTCATCTGTCTGGCGATCGCCGCGCCCGCCGCGTACGGGCTCGCCCAGTTCAAGCTGCCCGGCACCAAGTCCATCGTCTTCGGCACCCTCATCACCCAGATGGTGCCGGGCATCGTCATCGCCAACGCCCTCTACAGCGCGTACGTCGATCTCGGCCTGGTCAACTCCTACTTCGGCCTGATGCTCGCCGACGCCTCGCTCGGCATCCCCTTCGCCATCGTTCTCATGCGCTCCTTCATGGTGGCCATCCCCAAGGAAGTCATCGAGGCGGCCGAGGTCGACGGCGCGAGCAAGCTGCGCACCTTCGTCCAGGTCGTGCTGCCGATGAGCCGCAACTCCCTGATCACCGCTGGGCTGTTCTCGTTCCTGTACGCGTGGAGCGACTTCATGTTCGCGCTCACCCTCAACACCACCGACGACGTCAAGCCCGTCACGCTCGGCATCTACCAGTACATCGGCGCCCACGTCGGCGACTGGGGCTCGGTCATGGCTGCCGCCGTCCTGTCGGCGATCCCGGCCGCCGTACTGCTCGTCCTCGCCCAGAAGTACATCGCCGCCGGCATCACCGGCGGATCCGTCAAGTAA
- a CDS encoding carbohydrate ABC transporter permease, whose product MSTTTVTAPAARRAVSGKKTDPLRARRRRRLSQWGFIAPAVVFMLLFFGYPLVRNVVMSFQHYSPSTFFDGKAPFNGTDNWSKVFKDDLFGKALWHTIVFTIGSLIGQFGVGLALAVFFTKRFPLNGFLRSLILLPWLVPMVVSGIVWRRILDQDTGVLNSFADTLGLGGHTPWLTSPGMALFSVILVNIWIGIPFNMVILYGGLQEIPKELYEAASLDGASAWRTFRSITLPLLKPVITVVLVLGFMSTIKILDLILALTDGGPADSTQTLGTLTYQNSFVQLDFGAGAVVGNVLILISAVFAVFYLRANRSEGK is encoded by the coding sequence ATGTCGACCACCACCGTCACCGCTCCCGCTGCCCGGCGGGCCGTAAGCGGCAAGAAGACCGACCCGCTGCGCGCCCGGCGCCGCCGCAGGCTCTCGCAGTGGGGCTTCATTGCCCCCGCCGTCGTCTTCATGCTGCTGTTCTTCGGCTACCCGCTCGTCCGCAACGTCGTGATGAGCTTCCAGCACTACTCGCCGTCCACCTTCTTCGACGGCAAGGCCCCCTTCAACGGCACCGACAACTGGAGCAAGGTCTTCAAGGACGACCTCTTCGGCAAGGCGCTGTGGCACACCATCGTCTTCACGATCGGCTCCCTGATAGGTCAGTTCGGCGTCGGCCTCGCGCTCGCCGTCTTCTTCACGAAGAGGTTCCCGCTCAACGGGTTCCTGCGCTCCCTCATCCTGCTGCCCTGGCTCGTCCCGATGGTCGTCTCCGGCATCGTGTGGCGCCGCATCCTCGACCAGGACACCGGCGTTCTCAACTCCTTCGCCGACACCCTCGGCCTCGGCGGTCACACCCCGTGGCTGACCAGCCCCGGCATGGCCCTGTTCTCCGTGATCCTGGTGAACATCTGGATCGGCATCCCGTTCAACATGGTGATCCTCTACGGCGGACTCCAGGAGATCCCCAAGGAGCTGTACGAGGCCGCGTCCCTGGACGGAGCCTCCGCCTGGCGCACCTTCCGTTCCATCACGCTGCCGCTGCTCAAGCCGGTCATCACCGTCGTCCTCGTGCTGGGCTTCATGTCGACGATCAAGATCCTCGACCTGATCCTCGCCCTGACCGACGGCGGCCCGGCCGACTCCACGCAGACGCTCGGCACGCTCACCTACCAGAACTCCTTCGTGCAGCTGGACTTCGGTGCGGGCGCCGTCGTCGGCAACGTCCTGATCCTGATCTCCGCCGTCTTCGCAGTGTTCTACCTGCGGGCCAACCGCTCCGAGGGGAAGTGA
- a CDS encoding GH1 family beta-glucosidase codes for MSDSTPFPSFPSGFVFGAATASYQIEGAADEDGRGPSIWDTYSHTPGRTDSGDTGDVACDHYHRYPEDVALLRGLGVDSYRFSIAWPRIQPTGQGPANPKGLDFYSRLVDELLEAGIEPAATLYHWDLPQALEDRGGWRVRETAERFGEYTAIVAEHLADRVPRWITLNEPWCSAFLGYSVGRHAPGAKEGTGALAAAHHLLVGHGLAMKALRAAGVREAGITLNLDRNVPATDSAADRAAVVRADTQHNLVWTEPLLAGRYPSTDEDTWGELITRQDFRRDGDLELIAQPMDFLGVNYYRPIVIADAPHREPDPALRVATDNRYAEGKYPGVRHTAMGWPVVPETFTDLLTSLKETYGDALPPIHITENGSAEHDEVAADGAVHDADRVAYLHEHLTALRAAMDAGVDVRGYYVWSLLDNFEWALGYAKRFGIIRVDYDTLRRTPKDSYHWYRKLIAAHRV; via the coding sequence ATGAGCGACTCGACCCCCTTCCCCTCGTTCCCGTCCGGCTTCGTGTTCGGCGCGGCCACCGCCTCGTACCAGATCGAGGGAGCCGCGGACGAGGACGGACGCGGACCCTCCATCTGGGACACCTACAGTCACACCCCCGGACGCACCGACAGCGGTGACACCGGTGACGTGGCCTGCGACCACTACCACCGCTACCCCGAGGACGTGGCACTCCTGCGCGGACTCGGCGTCGACTCGTACCGCTTCTCGATCGCCTGGCCGCGCATCCAGCCGACCGGGCAGGGGCCCGCGAACCCGAAGGGCCTCGACTTCTACTCCCGTCTGGTCGACGAGTTGCTGGAGGCGGGCATCGAACCGGCCGCCACTCTCTACCACTGGGACCTGCCGCAGGCGCTGGAGGACCGGGGCGGCTGGCGGGTCCGTGAGACCGCCGAGCGATTCGGCGAGTACACCGCGATCGTCGCCGAGCACCTCGCCGACCGGGTCCCGCGCTGGATCACCCTCAACGAGCCCTGGTGCAGCGCCTTCCTCGGCTACTCCGTGGGCCGCCATGCGCCCGGCGCGAAGGAGGGAACCGGTGCGCTCGCCGCCGCACACCATCTTCTGGTCGGCCACGGCCTGGCCATGAAGGCGCTGCGGGCGGCCGGTGTGCGCGAGGCGGGCATCACCCTCAACCTCGACCGGAACGTCCCCGCCACCGACTCCGCCGCCGACCGCGCCGCAGTCGTCCGCGCCGACACCCAGCACAACCTCGTGTGGACCGAGCCGCTCCTCGCGGGCCGCTACCCGTCCACCGACGAGGACACCTGGGGCGAGCTCATCACCCGGCAGGACTTCCGGCGCGACGGCGACCTCGAACTCATCGCCCAGCCAATGGACTTCCTCGGCGTCAACTACTACCGGCCGATCGTCATCGCCGACGCCCCGCACCGTGAACCCGACCCCGCGCTGCGTGTCGCCACCGACAACCGGTACGCGGAGGGGAAGTATCCGGGCGTGCGCCACACGGCAATGGGCTGGCCGGTAGTCCCCGAGACCTTCACGGACCTGCTGACCTCGCTCAAGGAGACGTACGGCGACGCGCTGCCGCCGATCCACATCACGGAGAACGGATCGGCGGAGCACGACGAGGTCGCCGCGGACGGCGCGGTGCACGACGCCGACCGCGTCGCCTACCTGCACGAGCACCTCACGGCCCTGCGCGCCGCCATGGACGCGGGCGTCGACGTGCGCGGCTATTACGTCTGGTCGCTCCTGGACAACTTCGAGTGGGCCCTCGGCTACGCGAAGCGGTTCGGCATCATCCGCGTCGACTACGACACGCTGCGGCGCACGCCGAAGGACAGCTACCACTGGTACCGGAAGCTGATCGCGGCGCACCGGGTGTGA
- a CDS encoding ROK family transcriptional regulator — translation MNSSDPSATPLKADKATVRRHNLSLVLRTVHSEGEATRAGVAGRVGLTRAAVSSLVDQLIADGFLTEWGKTLSGQVGRPGTALKVARTGPAGLGIEINIDYVTVCVVDLAGTDRVRLVERKDNRGAAPSTVLAQAAQIAARALESAAEQELHPVAAELALPGLVSGGTMRQAPNLGWSRVPVEGLFAQALTALRPAHRALPVSADNEANLAAMAELWFGGCAGDGGRDRVNSFIYLTGEIGIGGALVLNGQLLRGAHGFAGEIGHVVVDPDGPDCRCGARGCLEQYAGQAALLRAAGLDEAAGAAGIDELETRARAGDDRALSTLESAGRRLGQVLSGAVNLVDPDAVMLGGVFRRLTPWMAPAADEELTGRVVSGLWSPGNGRLRASSSSGDAARGAAARVVREVLADPAPYAKHRVV, via the coding sequence ATGAACAGCAGCGATCCATCCGCCACCCCGCTCAAAGCCGACAAGGCGACGGTACGCAGACACAACCTCAGCCTTGTTCTGCGCACCGTTCACAGCGAGGGCGAGGCGACCCGGGCCGGGGTCGCGGGTCGGGTCGGGCTGACCCGGGCCGCCGTCTCCTCACTCGTCGACCAACTCATCGCCGATGGCTTCCTCACCGAATGGGGCAAGACCTTGAGCGGTCAGGTGGGCCGCCCCGGTACAGCCCTGAAGGTGGCGCGTACCGGTCCTGCCGGGCTCGGCATCGAGATCAACATCGATTACGTCACCGTGTGCGTGGTCGATCTGGCGGGCACCGACCGCGTACGCCTCGTGGAGCGGAAGGACAACCGGGGTGCCGCGCCCTCCACGGTCCTCGCCCAGGCGGCACAGATCGCGGCGCGCGCCTTGGAGTCGGCGGCCGAGCAGGAACTGCACCCGGTCGCCGCCGAGTTGGCGCTGCCCGGACTCGTGTCGGGCGGCACGATGCGGCAGGCTCCGAACCTCGGGTGGAGCCGGGTGCCGGTCGAGGGGCTTTTCGCTCAGGCGCTCACCGCGCTGCGGCCCGCGCACCGTGCACTGCCGGTCAGCGCGGACAACGAGGCGAACCTGGCGGCGATGGCCGAGCTGTGGTTCGGCGGCTGCGCGGGCGACGGCGGACGGGACCGGGTGAACAGCTTCATCTATCTCACCGGCGAGATCGGCATCGGTGGCGCGCTCGTTCTCAACGGTCAACTGCTGCGCGGAGCCCATGGATTCGCCGGTGAGATCGGGCATGTTGTGGTTGATCCGGACGGTCCTGACTGCCGGTGCGGCGCACGTGGATGCCTGGAACAGTACGCAGGGCAGGCCGCCCTTCTGCGCGCGGCGGGACTCGACGAGGCAGCGGGGGCCGCAGGCATCGATGAGCTGGAGACCCGGGCACGCGCGGGCGACGATCGCGCCCTGAGCACGTTGGAGAGCGCCGGACGGCGTCTTGGCCAGGTACTGTCCGGCGCGGTGAATCTGGTCGATCCGGACGCGGTGATGCTCGGCGGAGTCTTCCGCCGCCTGACACCATGGATGGCGCCCGCCGCGGACGAGGAGCTGACAGGCCGTGTGGTCTCGGGCCTGTGGTCACCCGGCAACGGCCGGCTGCGCGCGTCGTCCTCGTCAGGCGACGCGGCGCGCGGCGCGGCCGCCCGGGTCGTCCGCGAGGTCCTGGCCGACCCGGCGCCGTACGCCAAACACCGGGTGGTCTGA